Below is a genomic region from bacterium.
GACGGTCAGCTTCTCAGAGCCCTCACCCTCGAGCCAAACCGAAGCTACTACGGTCTTGCAGGCCGCTGGCCTGTGCACAATGTCCTGCAACAGGTGTCCTCGATGTCTTGAGACAGGACACTGGTAGCCCCGGCGGGATTCGAACCCGCGATCTCAGCCTTGAGAGGGCTGCGTCCTAGTCCACTAGACGACGGGGCCATGTGCTGGTGGGCGGCGTTGGGTTTGAACCAACGACCTCTTGCGTGTGAGGCAAGCGCTCTCCCACTGAGCTAGCCGCCCATGGGAGTGATCATTTTACCCACCGCTCCTCGACCGGCGGGATGGAAGCCCCATTCTCCCCGCCCGGCTCCCCAAGCCGGAAGGTCATTGGACTTACGATTTGATGTTGAGATGAAGACCCCACTGGCTCAGCGCCGCTGCGTCGTTTGCAAGCCCGGCACTCCCCCGCTCCCTCGCGCCGAAATCGACGCGCTCCTGGCCCAGGTTTCGGGTTGGGCGGTCGAGCAGGCGGGCGACCACCTCCGCCTCGCCAAGACCTACAAGTTCAAAGGGTTCATGCCCGGGGTCGAGCTCGTCAACCGCATCGCCACCATCGCCGAGGCGGAGGCCCACCACCCCGACCTGCTGATCAGCTGGGGGTCGGTGACCGTTCAGCTTTGGACCCACGCCGCCGGCGGGCTGACGGACAACGACTTCATCCTGGCGGCCCGGATCGATCAGGTCGAGAAGTCTTAACCGAGGTTCCTTTGCTTTGTCGGAGTCCGCGTGCTAGCTTCTTCCGACTTGATCCACCACCTCGTTTGTTGGTTTTTCCATCGCCGTGAACGTGAGGTGCTGCTGCCAGGGGTGCTGCCGTGGGGTATCGACGCCGTGGTCTTCTGCTGGCGTTGCGACCACATGCGCGGGCGAGCCGTCCGCGTCCTCGAGCTGAACTTTCCGCGCCCGTAGCGGTCCGAGCTCACCTCTCCAGCACGACAGCCGGGTAGTGAGCCCGTAGGACGGTCGCGCGCGGGAACTCCTGGGCGGCCAGGTCCCGGAGGCGCAGGTCGACGTTCCAGCTCACGACGACGACGGCGGTGCAGTCCTGGAGCTGATCGGCGCTCGACACGATCGTGAATTCGGTCGTGTACGCCGCCAGCACCTGCTCGTCGACGTGGATGACGCAGGCGGTGCCCCCGCCGGAATGGATCCGCTCGACTGCCGCCGCCGCCTGAGGAAGCGCCAGCGGATCCTCTGTGTAGCCGGGCACCTGGCTGACCGCGGCGGTGATGGCGCCGAGCGCGACGACGGGCGCCAGCACCTTCCAGCGGGCGATGGCGGCCGCCATCAGGTAGGCGCAAGCCGGGATGAGAAAGACGAAAAACCGCGGGTACAGGTATGCGGGCTGAAGGCCGAGCCACAGGATGGCGACGACCGCAGTCAGCACTCCGATCGACGCCCACAGCCACGGCTCGCCGCGAACCGTCCAGAGTCCCAAGCCGGCGGCGGACAGCCACAGGCCCAGCGTCAGCAGCACGGGAGCGCCGACCAGGAAGAAGACGAGATCGCGCGGGAAGGTGGGATAGAAGACGCTGGCCGGAAAGCCGTGCTGCACGAATTCCATGAACTCGATGTTGGCGTTGGCGGCGGCGCCGAGGAGACCGCCGGCGACCCACGCCGGCGCCAGCCGGATCAGCTGCTGCTTCGACCGGCGCGTCGCGATCCACGCGATGTGCAGGAGCAGGACCACCGCCGTGAACACGTGCGCCGCGATGGCCAGGCCCATCAGCAGGGCGTAGACGGCCAGGCGCCAGCGAGTCCAGTTGGCCGCCAGCACGATCGTGGCCACCAGCGCGCAGAGCGCCGCGATGCTGTAGCCGCGTAGGTCGCGGCTGTTGTCGACGAACAGCGGGTCGGTGGCGATGAACAGGCCGGCGCATGCTCCCGCCACCAGCCCGAACTGCTTTGCCAGCACGGTCGTGGTCACCCCCACCATGCCCCCGCCGGCGAACGCCGGCAGGAGGCGGTACACGACCTCGCTGCGCGAGCCCGTCACCGAGTAGATGACATGGCTCAAGAACGAGAGGAGTACGTGGTCGTTGGATGCGACCGTCTTCAGCGGGACGGTGGGCAGCACCGAGTGGACGGCGAAGGCATCCCACAAAGACGGGGTGGCGACAAAGTTGGCGAAGGTGGCGGCGGCGTCGTAACCGTACGAGCGGCCGGCGCCGATCAGGTAGAGGGCGGCGGTGGCGGCGCCGAGCATCGCTCCGGCGAGGGCCGGAGCCCGGGGACGCATGGCGGGGAAAGATAGTGCTTTGCGCTGTTTACGGGTGAGTGGGCGTTCCCACCCCGGCTTCGCCGGACCTCTCCACAAGCGGATAGGTGAGCGCCTCCTCCGGAAGTATGTCTTCACCCGTGTACGCCGACGCTTGCATCCGGAACAGGCGCGCGTAGCGGCCGTCGAGCCGCATCAGCTCCTCGTGCGTGCCGTCTTCCACCAGCCGGCCGTGCTCGAGAAAGATGATCCGGTCGGCACGCCGGACGGTCGAGAACCGGTGCGAGATGTAGACGGCCGTGCGGCCCTTGGTCAGCGAGTGCAGGCGTTCGAACAGGTCGTACTCAGCCTGCGCGTCGAGGGCGGAGGTGGGCTCGTCGAGCAGCAGGATCTTGGCGTCGCGCATGAACGCGCGCGCCAGCGCGACCTTCTGCCACTCCCCGCCCGACAGGTTGACGCCGGCATCGAACCACTTGCCCAACGCCGTGTCGTAGCCCTCG
It encodes:
- a CDS encoding 4a-hydroxytetrahydrobiopterin dehydratase gives rise to the protein MKTPLAQRRCVVCKPGTPPLPRAEIDALLAQVSGWAVEQAGDHLRLAKTYKFKGFMPGVELVNRIATIAEAEAHHPDLLISWGSVTVQLWTHAAGGLTDNDFILAARIDQVEKS